A section of the Dehalococcoidia bacterium genome encodes:
- a CDS encoding desulfoferrodoxin yields the protein MANDTGKRYFCSKCGSEFIVTKGGAGAIVCCDVPMTRK from the coding sequence GTGGCCAACGATACGGGCAAGCGGTACTTCTGCTCCAAGTGCGGCTCCGAGTTCATCGTCACCAAGGGCGGCGCAGGCGCCATTGTCTGCTGCGACGTGCCGATGACCAGGAAGTAG
- the rsmI gene encoding 16S rRNA (cytidine(1402)-2'-O)-methyltransferase — protein sequence MPTLYVVATPIGNMEDLTARALRILREVQLIAAEDTRTTRKILARHGITTPLVSFHEHNKAARLPALLNALADKDVALVSDAGTPLVSDPGYELVVEAVRRGYRVAPVPGPSAITAALAVAGLPADQFTFLGFLPRDKKARSRLLAEVGSQPRTIVAFEAPHRVRASLADMALALGDRRMAVCRELTKLYEEVFRGTAREALEHFAQPRGEFTLVIAGGTPTAAAPVTGPDAQKRLKALLAEGVAPKEAVARVVQETGLRRRDVYALRMRIGKSSP from the coding sequence ATGCCCACCTTGTACGTCGTCGCCACACCCATTGGCAACATGGAGGACCTGACCGCGCGGGCGTTGCGCATCCTGCGGGAGGTGCAGCTCATCGCCGCGGAGGACACGCGCACCACGCGCAAGATCCTGGCCAGGCACGGCATCACCACGCCCCTCGTCAGCTTCCACGAGCACAACAAGGCGGCCCGCCTGCCCGCGCTGCTGAACGCCTTGGCGGACAAGGACGTGGCGCTGGTCTCCGACGCAGGTACGCCCCTGGTCTCGGACCCCGGCTACGAGCTCGTAGTAGAGGCGGTGCGCCGCGGCTATCGCGTGGCGCCCGTGCCGGGGCCGTCCGCCATCACGGCGGCGCTGGCCGTCGCGGGGCTGCCCGCCGATCAATTCACCTTCCTGGGATTTCTGCCGCGCGACAAGAAGGCGCGGTCGCGTCTTCTGGCCGAGGTGGGGTCGCAGCCCCGCACCATCGTCGCCTTCGAGGCGCCGCACCGGGTGCGCGCGAGCCTGGCCGACATGGCGCTGGCGCTGGGCGACCGGCGGATGGCCGTGTGCCGGGAGCTGACCAAGCTGTACGAGGAGGTCTTTCGCGGGACGGCGCGCGAGGCCCTGGAGCACTTCGCGCAGCCTCGGGGCGAGTTCACCCTCGTCATCGCGGGGGGGACGCCGACGGCGGCCGCGCCCGTGACGGGGCCGGACGCTCAGAAGCGCCTCAAGGCGCTGTTGGCCGAGGGCGTTGCGCCGAAGGAGGCCGTGGCGCGCGTGGTGCAGGAGACGGGCCTGCGGCGGCGCGACGTGTACGCGCTGCGAATGAGGATAGGCAAAAGCAGTCCTTAG